From a region of the candidate division WOR-3 bacterium genome:
- the thiD gene encoding bifunctional hydroxymethylpyrimidine kinase/phosphomethylpyrimidine kinase, translating to MECFVKNTYKKVLTIAGSDSGGGAGIQADIKTISACGCYAMTAITAITVQNTLGVQSVFTVPKEVIAQQIKSVLDDIGTDAVKIGMLHSSDVIITVAETLQSYSIKDIVLDPVMVATSGDKLLQDEAIETLKNVLIPMSRVITPNIPEGEILLGENIDSHEKIRKAARTLSMDGKVSVMLKAGHIEEEEIEDVFYNAEDDQVLTFKTKKIPTQNTHGTGCTLSSAIASFLAKGLPINEALKKAKEYVDRAIKEGSNYSLGHGHGPVHHFYHFWQ from the coding sequence ATGGAGTGTTTTGTGAAAAATACATATAAAAAAGTATTGACGATAGCAGGAAGCGACTCCGGCGGAGGAGCAGGCATTCAAGCAGACATAAAAACTATATCGGCTTGCGGATGTTACGCTATGACAGCTATTACCGCCATAACAGTCCAAAACACGCTAGGGGTTCAATCGGTATTCACTGTTCCAAAAGAGGTCATAGCCCAACAAATAAAATCAGTCCTCGACGATATAGGGACAGACGCAGTAAAAATTGGAATGCTGCATTCTTCTGATGTCATAATTACAGTGGCAGAAACCCTCCAAAGCTATTCCATAAAAGACATCGTCCTCGATCCAGTAATGGTGGCGACCTCCGGCGATAAACTCCTACAAGACGAAGCCATTGAAACTTTAAAGAATGTTTTGATACCGATGTCGAGGGTCATAACTCCGAATATACCGGAAGGTGAAATATTGCTCGGCGAAAATATCGATTCACACGAGAAAATTCGAAAGGCAGCAAGAACCCTTTCTATGGACGGTAAAGTTTCAGTGATGCTCAAAGCAGGGCATATAGAGGAAGAGGAAATAGAAGATGTATTTTACAACGCAGAAGATGATCAGGTTTTGACTTTTAAAACAAAAAAAATACCGACTCAGAACACACACGGCACAGGCTGTACTCTCTCATCTGCCATAGCTTCTTTTCTCGCCAAAGGTTTGCCGATAAATGAAGCTCTGAAAAAAGCAAAAGAATACGTAGATCGCGCCATCAAAGAAGGCTCAAATTACTCTTTGGGTCATGGGCACGGACCTGTTCACCATTTTTACCATTTTTGGCAATAA